A single genomic interval of Legionella israelensis harbors:
- the trmD gene encoding tRNA (guanosine(37)-N1)-methyltransferase TrmD, translated as MLHLGVISLMPEMFNSLHFGITGRAIEQGLVKIDYWNPRDWASRPYRQVDDKPYGGGPGMVMMYEPLHAAIGHARQQMPNNSKTIYLSPQGKMVNQADLNKIVANHQSFIFVAGRYEGVDERVIQHDIDEEWSLGNFILSGGELAAMVFIDAMVRLIPGSLGHPQSAIHDSFMSGLLDYPHYTRPASVHGMNVPEVLLKGHHKEIEIWRRKQALGQTWLKRPDLLESVQLDETDEKLLNEFKQEHGD; from the coding sequence ATGTTGCATTTAGGCGTGATAAGCCTGATGCCAGAAATGTTTAATAGCTTGCACTTTGGCATTACAGGTCGTGCTATTGAACAAGGACTGGTAAAAATCGATTACTGGAACCCTCGTGACTGGGCATCGAGGCCTTACCGTCAGGTAGATGATAAACCTTATGGTGGAGGTCCAGGCATGGTGATGATGTATGAACCATTGCATGCAGCCATTGGACATGCACGTCAGCAGATGCCAAACAATAGCAAAACCATATATCTGAGCCCCCAGGGCAAAATGGTTAACCAGGCCGATCTGAATAAGATAGTGGCTAATCATCAGTCCTTCATTTTTGTGGCTGGTCGATATGAGGGAGTGGATGAACGGGTCATTCAGCATGATATCGATGAGGAATGGTCTTTAGGAAATTTTATTTTAAGCGGTGGTGAACTGGCTGCCATGGTATTTATTGATGCAATGGTCCGCTTAATACCTGGAAGTCTGGGACATCCGCAATCCGCAATACATGATTCATTCATGAGCGGCTTGCTGGATTATCCACACTATACCAGACCTGCAAGTGTTCACGGCATGAATGTGCCGGAAGTACTGCTTAAAGGTCATCACAAGGAGATAGAAATCTGGCGTCGAAAACAAGCTTTGGGTCAAACATGGCTTAAACGACCTGACTTATTGGAGTCAGTACAATTAGACGAAACTGATGAAAAATTGTTAAATGAATTTAAACAAGAACATGGTGATTAA
- a CDS encoding carboxymuconolactone decarboxylase family protein yields the protein MSDKYEQMTKRINVQLAKMRKEMPELMSGFSSLAQAATKEGALDKKTKELIAMALAVATHCQGCIGFHSQTLVKLQASREELLETLGMAVYMGGGPSLMYAADALEAYEEFNQ from the coding sequence ATGTCTGATAAATATGAACAAATGACAAAAAGAATTAATGTTCAACTGGCTAAAATGCGTAAAGAGATGCCTGAATTGATGTCTGGTTTTTCCTCACTGGCACAGGCAGCCACAAAAGAAGGCGCTTTGGATAAAAAAACAAAAGAGTTAATTGCTATGGCCCTTGCAGTAGCTACCCATTGCCAGGGATGTATTGGTTTTCATTCTCAGACACTGGTCAAACTTCAAGCGTCTAGAGAAGAGCTGTTGGAGACTCTAGGCATGGCTGTTTATATGGGCGGTGGTCCCTCTTTAATGTATGCTGCCGATGCCTTAGAAGCTTATGAGGAATTTAATCAATAG
- a CDS encoding amidohydrolase — protein MQYVVAVVFVVLIDCLFLSPVSAKSTETPPFHLCQDAHQIYHNATFITLDPQKPRAEAVAVIHHRLAAVGDEKTIMEKCRGSHTEIIDLKKAYVTPGFIDSGSLLVLYGWLANHSIDLSTTNTFHQKNWKPIKTTDMFLSTLADKISASNEQQIIVYGYDSTRLKGEPLTQNKLNKISKDKAIVVFYSSEQSALLNDKAAREIKELDPTIAIDEEGKINSKDFQSFLVSILGKNELEKAIMTAIDFFSSQGYTTISENQFHPAWLDTYARIINNDSPVDVIFNASNLWHIKLLNLVQKDFKRFYSGYYILKIDGSLGDYAAYLSAPYSFPPIGYDRSWRGSLAISPRKMEEQVITAAKEKISLAFEAHGDAAIDVALNMTQKTQQKHPHFKPKLLNAQVIRKDQFQRMNYLSMSASWFAPHLYYWGEAMCHEIVGPERAHFNNPLRQAKKSFNTISMYANAPVTPLQPLKMMQRMQTRKVQSWQYPLNRNCPQYYAPHQRISAEDTLRAITIDNALFYGLEKEKGTLEVGKLADMTLLSADPLTPSGNSSIKVLGTISRGQLHMNL, from the coding sequence ATGCAATATGTTGTCGCCGTCGTCTTCGTTGTTTTAATTGATTGTCTTTTTTTATCCCCCGTCTCTGCAAAATCAACAGAAACTCCTCCATTTCATCTTTGCCAGGACGCACATCAGATATACCACAATGCCACTTTCATTACCTTGGATCCGCAAAAGCCACGTGCTGAAGCAGTTGCCGTCATTCACCATCGATTGGCAGCTGTAGGTGATGAAAAAACAATTATGGAAAAATGCCGTGGCTCGCATACGGAAATCATTGATCTGAAAAAAGCCTATGTGACCCCCGGATTTATTGATTCGGGAAGCCTGTTGGTGTTATATGGCTGGCTGGCCAATCACAGCATCGATTTGTCTACAACCAATACCTTCCATCAAAAAAACTGGAAACCAATTAAAACCACCGACATGTTTTTATCGACTCTGGCTGATAAAATCTCCGCATCTAATGAACAACAAATTATCGTGTATGGGTACGACAGTACGCGTTTAAAAGGAGAGCCTTTAACTCAGAACAAGCTGAATAAAATAAGTAAGGATAAAGCCATAGTAGTCTTTTACTCTTCAGAACAATCCGCTTTATTGAATGATAAAGCAGCCCGGGAAATTAAAGAGCTTGATCCGACTATTGCCATTGATGAAGAAGGCAAAATCAATTCCAAAGATTTTCAGTCCTTTCTAGTAAGTATCCTCGGCAAAAATGAACTGGAAAAAGCCATCATGACAGCGATTGATTTTTTTTCTTCCCAAGGATACACCACCATTAGTGAAAATCAATTTCATCCAGCCTGGCTAGATACGTATGCCCGCATCATCAATAACGATTCTCCGGTAGATGTTATTTTCAATGCCTCAAATTTATGGCATATAAAACTACTGAATCTTGTACAGAAGGATTTTAAAAGATTTTATTCTGGCTACTATATCCTTAAAATAGACGGCAGCCTGGGTGATTACGCTGCCTATCTCAGTGCACCTTATTCTTTCCCCCCTATTGGTTATGACAGAAGCTGGAGAGGCAGCTTAGCCATCAGTCCTCGAAAGATGGAAGAGCAGGTTATAACGGCGGCAAAAGAAAAAATATCATTGGCTTTTGAAGCTCACGGTGACGCAGCCATTGATGTTGCTCTTAACATGACGCAAAAGACTCAACAAAAGCACCCTCATTTTAAACCCAAATTACTTAATGCACAGGTTATCAGGAAAGATCAATTCCAGCGGATGAATTATTTGAGCATGAGCGCCAGTTGGTTTGCGCCCCATCTTTATTACTGGGGAGAAGCAATGTGTCATGAAATTGTCGGTCCTGAAAGAGCACATTTTAATAATCCACTTCGTCAGGCCAAAAAGAGCTTCAACACAATAAGCATGTATGCCAATGCACCCGTAACGCCTCTGCAACCTTTAAAGATGATGCAACGCATGCAAACCCGTAAAGTGCAAAGCTGGCAATACCCTTTAAATCGCAACTGCCCTCAATATTATGCACCGCATCAGCGCATCAGCGCCGAGGACACCTTAAGAGCCATAACCATTGATAACGCCTTATTTTATGGTCTGGAAAAAGAGAAAGGCACCCTGGAAGTGGGTAAGCTTGCCGATATGACCCTTTTAAGCGCAGATCCTTTAACCCCGTCTGGCAACTCATCGATTAAAGTCTTAGGTACGATTTCTCGCGGGCAATTACACATGAATCTATAA
- a CDS encoding transporter substrate-binding domain-containing protein, with protein sequence MNKFYGFANLLIYTEQRGELNVLDIMKLLQRLVLIIGIVFSSILYGQGPPLRVAIEHFSPPFIMRASNNQFYGFDISLIENICKQLDRACQYNVMRFEDLIFAVESNLADVAISAIAITIPRARRVKFSLPYLISRSRFLGGKELSDAPFSLMLLNNKKIGVEAGSVFNNQIGQMGLQNTRVIPYDDVHSLIEALGNDDVDVALLDNPSAVFWEHQSGGRFKTLGMPFDYGFGLAIAVNKENETLLTQINAALLNYQNSGEYQKNYRKYLGHLR encoded by the coding sequence TTGAATAAATTTTATGGATTTGCCAATCTTCTGATTTATACTGAACAAAGAGGCGAACTAAATGTTCTTGATATCATGAAATTACTGCAAAGACTGGTTCTTATCATTGGAATTGTTTTTTCCTCTATTTTATATGGGCAGGGCCCACCACTGAGAGTGGCCATAGAACATTTTTCTCCTCCTTTTATTATGCGGGCAAGCAACAATCAATTTTATGGTTTTGATATCAGCTTGATAGAGAATATCTGTAAGCAGCTGGACAGAGCCTGTCAGTACAATGTGATGCGTTTTGAGGATCTCATCTTTGCCGTGGAAAGTAACTTGGCTGATGTGGCCATCAGTGCTATTGCCATCACGATTCCCAGAGCGCGCCGTGTTAAATTTTCCCTCCCTTATTTAATCAGCCGTTCCCGCTTTCTTGGTGGAAAGGAACTGAGTGATGCGCCTTTTAGCCTGATGTTGCTGAATAATAAAAAAATTGGAGTTGAGGCTGGCAGCGTCTTCAATAACCAAATTGGGCAGATGGGACTCCAGAATACACGCGTGATTCCCTATGATGATGTCCATAGCCTTATTGAAGCACTCGGGAATGATGACGTGGACGTCGCATTGCTTGATAATCCCAGCGCTGTTTTTTGGGAGCATCAGTCGGGGGGACGATTCAAAACACTTGGTATGCCTTTTGATTATGGGTTCGGGCTGGCTATTGCTGTTAATAAAGAAAATGAAACCTTATTAACACAAATTAATGCAGCCTTATTGAATTATCAAAACAGCGGGGAATATCAGAAAAATTACCGAAAATATTTAGGGCATCTACGCTGA
- a CDS encoding primosomal replication protein PriC, with product MSFKSLLQQLSARLPELEWKISHLGEFIPRHALPPGLFHYSFNYRTSACIAEIKSDIRKLALQTNQRSACYLAEKIHQKISVLISLSHDKVDKKHHEHSSIFDINRIHSKQQWLKEFEERINKLLEQRQALSKRLRQAETSGHSDKILALKHELGQLERYLTLAKESFHQLL from the coding sequence ATGTCTTTTAAATCGCTTTTACAGCAGTTATCAGCGCGATTACCGGAGCTTGAATGGAAAATCTCTCATCTGGGCGAATTCATACCACGGCATGCATTGCCGCCTGGATTATTTCATTACTCTTTTAATTATCGTACTTCTGCGTGCATTGCTGAAATTAAATCTGATATCAGAAAACTGGCTTTACAGACTAATCAGCGAAGTGCTTGTTACCTTGCTGAAAAAATACATCAAAAAATCAGTGTGCTGATAAGTTTATCTCATGATAAAGTTGATAAAAAACATCATGAACATTCATCAATATTTGATATCAACAGAATTCATTCAAAGCAGCAGTGGCTAAAGGAATTTGAGGAGCGCATTAATAAACTGCTGGAACAACGACAGGCACTAAGCAAAAGGCTCAGACAGGCTGAAACTTCAGGTCATTCCGATAAAATTTTAGCGCTAAAACATGAATTAGGCCAGTTGGAACGATATTTAACTCTTGCTAAAGAAAGTTTTCATCAGTTACTTTAG
- a CDS encoding putative bifunctional diguanylate cyclase/phosphodiesterase translates to MKKMELLLQNNDLPSHQKKDRIKSAAIFLIYKQIPLGIVCQLVVALFLVMALYHLINPFYLLSWFLTLSCLSALFLFFYRIYPKARQITRLSLLTLFVFLLGSSWGMAGVLFVPSEYPNYQIFIAVLIFSLSAGAVIFLSSILWMYILFLLSATLPFTLWAFFQGDIYIFLGISSSIFILFMFSISYYIHQFMRTSHSLKYQNIDLVARNHRLGKKMIERSEWLTNHDLLTQLPNKPAMLDHIRKSIAYAKRFHSSLFLFFIDIDNFKIINDHFSHEEGDFLLKKIAQRLTKSVRESDTVARFGGDEFVILFLTNDTKDLCKLAEKLLHEINRPVKIENHHVIVTASIGISLYPKDGKKAGTLLKNADIAMSMAKKNGKNNFKCFEKQSNVLIKKRLNLQIDLYNALQKNEFFLLFQPIVNLKTGHIVATEALVRWQHPREGILMPSEFIPIAEESGMIIQLGQWIFYKACLQNKAWQEAGLRPIRMAVNVSAHQFKNSDFIHFIEDILKKIELKPQYIEIELTERSLMDNSHMIQQALEHLHKKGVSIAIDDFGVGYSGISYIRQFPIDKLKIDGSFICQCTSNPDDASIIKAIIGMARSLKLDVIAEGIENDAQRQFLIHSHCHEGQGFIFSPPVEGKAIVPFMKKNWKTNQVSGT, encoded by the coding sequence ATGAAAAAAATGGAGTTGCTTTTACAGAACAATGACCTGCCTTCTCATCAAAAAAAAGATAGAATCAAATCTGCAGCAATCTTTTTAATATATAAACAAATTCCCCTGGGTATTGTCTGTCAGCTTGTGGTTGCTTTATTTCTCGTTATGGCTTTATACCATCTTATTAATCCCTTTTATCTTTTAAGCTGGTTCCTCACCCTGTCCTGTTTATCTGCATTATTTCTTTTCTTTTACAGAATTTATCCTAAAGCTCGGCAAATCACCAGATTAAGTTTATTGACTTTATTTGTCTTTCTTTTAGGCAGCAGCTGGGGTATGGCCGGAGTGCTATTTGTTCCTTCTGAATATCCGAATTATCAAATCTTTATTGCTGTTCTTATTTTCAGTTTGTCTGCAGGCGCTGTGATTTTTTTATCAAGTATCTTATGGATGTATATTCTGTTTCTTTTATCCGCCACACTCCCTTTTACCTTATGGGCTTTTTTTCAAGGCGATATCTATATTTTTCTGGGGATCTCCAGCAGTATATTTATTCTTTTCATGTTCAGCATCAGTTATTATATCCATCAATTTATGCGAACCTCTCATTCATTAAAATATCAAAACATTGATCTTGTGGCACGAAATCATCGGCTGGGAAAAAAAATGATTGAACGTTCAGAATGGCTTACCAACCATGATTTACTGACACAATTGCCTAACAAACCAGCCATGCTTGATCATATTCGTAAAAGTATTGCTTATGCAAAACGCTTTCACAGTAGTCTTTTCCTGTTTTTTATCGATATTGATAATTTTAAGATCATAAATGACCACTTTAGCCATGAAGAAGGTGACTTCTTACTGAAAAAAATAGCTCAGCGTCTAACAAAAAGTGTGAGAGAAAGCGATACAGTGGCTCGCTTTGGAGGTGACGAATTCGTCATTTTATTTCTTACCAATGACACTAAAGATCTGTGTAAGTTGGCTGAAAAACTACTTCATGAAATCAATCGACCTGTTAAAATTGAAAATCATCACGTTATCGTAACGGCCAGTATAGGCATAAGCCTATATCCAAAAGACGGAAAAAAGGCTGGCACTCTGTTAAAGAATGCCGATATTGCCATGTCCATGGCCAAAAAAAATGGAAAAAACAATTTCAAATGTTTTGAAAAACAAAGTAATGTCTTGATAAAAAAACGACTGAATTTACAGATTGATTTATATAATGCATTACAAAAAAATGAATTTTTCCTTCTTTTTCAACCCATTGTAAACTTAAAAACCGGCCACATCGTGGCCACAGAAGCACTGGTACGTTGGCAACACCCACGCGAAGGTATTCTCATGCCCTCGGAATTTATACCCATTGCCGAAGAATCCGGCATGATCATTCAATTAGGGCAATGGATTTTTTATAAGGCCTGTCTGCAGAACAAAGCATGGCAAGAAGCGGGATTAAGGCCTATCCGAATGGCTGTGAATGTTTCAGCGCATCAATTTAAAAACAGCGATTTCATTCATTTTATAGAAGATATTCTTAAAAAAATTGAACTCAAACCCCAGTACATAGAAATTGAGCTTACCGAACGCTCACTCATGGACAATAGCCACATGATTCAACAAGCCTTAGAGCATTTGCATAAAAAGGGGGTTTCCATTGCCATTGATGATTTTGGTGTCGGTTATTCAGGCATCAGTTATATTAGGCAGTTTCCTATCGATAAACTAAAAATTGACGGTTCATTTATTTGTCAATGCACCAGCAATCCGGATGATGCTTCAATTATAAAAGCCATCATAGGTATGGCACGAAGTTTGAAACTTGACGTCATTGCTGAAGGCATTGAAAATGATGCTCAAAGACAATTTCTTATTCACTCCCACTGCCATGAGGGACAAGGATTTATTTTTAGCCCACCTGTAGAAGGAAAAGCCATTGTTCCATTCATGAAAAAGAACTGGAAAACGAATCAGGTTTCCGGCACTTAG
- a CDS encoding methylated-DNA--[protein]-cysteine S-methyltransferase has product MLISSTFKTPFGWLNVKHDEHYIYQSLFTKTKGDPIDHPLSMLVAEELTSYLKNPHHRFQLPLKPTGSVYQLKVWNALLVIPVGRTITYGELAGSLQSSPRAVGQACKRNPLALFIPCHRVVGKHNHGGYMGNPSALSYKLDLLQHENANIYQHSSASF; this is encoded by the coding sequence ATGCTCATCAGTTCAACATTTAAAACACCTTTTGGTTGGCTGAATGTAAAACATGATGAGCATTACATTTATCAATCTTTATTTACCAAAACCAAAGGTGATCCCATTGATCACCCCCTTTCTATGCTTGTTGCCGAAGAATTAACGTCCTACCTTAAAAATCCACATCACCGGTTTCAATTACCCCTAAAACCGACAGGCAGTGTTTATCAACTCAAAGTGTGGAATGCTCTATTGGTCATTCCTGTCGGCCGGACCATAACCTACGGTGAATTAGCAGGTTCTCTGCAAAGCAGCCCCCGTGCTGTGGGGCAAGCCTGCAAGAGAAATCCTCTAGCCTTGTTTATTCCCTGTCACCGGGTCGTAGGCAAACATAATCATGGCGGCTACATGGGGAATCCATCTGCCTTGTCTTATAAATTAGATTTATTACAACATGAAAATGCAAACATTTACCAACACAGTTCTGCCTCTTTTTAA
- the rimM gene encoding ribosome maturation factor RimM (Essential for efficient processing of 16S rRNA), producing the protein MNKKKAWIIVGRFGRVHGVKGFITVHSYTDPRDNILSYNNWHMFLNEQWLPVKPLQVKVNNKSILALIEGYERRELASQLTNIEIAVSKDSLPELKPGEYYWYELIGMQVINRDGKELGKITDIMPTGANDVLVVTSEKRHLIPYLPEQVILEVNKDKRFIKVDWDLDI; encoded by the coding sequence GTGAATAAAAAAAAGGCGTGGATTATTGTAGGGCGTTTTGGTCGGGTACATGGCGTTAAGGGGTTTATAACCGTTCATTCTTATACTGATCCCCGCGATAATATATTGTCTTACAATAATTGGCACATGTTTTTGAATGAACAGTGGCTTCCTGTTAAGCCATTACAAGTTAAAGTGAATAATAAATCCATTCTGGCGCTCATCGAAGGCTATGAACGACGAGAATTGGCCTCTCAATTAACAAATATTGAAATAGCGGTTAGTAAAGACAGTTTGCCTGAACTTAAACCCGGTGAGTATTATTGGTATGAACTTATAGGGATGCAAGTCATTAATCGTGACGGAAAAGAATTGGGAAAAATAACTGACATCATGCCCACCGGTGCTAATGATGTGTTGGTAGTGACAAGTGAAAAAAGGCATTTAATACCTTATTTACCTGAACAAGTCATCTTGGAAGTCAATAAGGATAAACGATTTATTAAAGTTGACTGGGATTTGGATATTTAA
- a CDS encoding APC family permease, which produces MSNRKHSLTIFSLIMITVGSVDSIRNLPATALFGSQLISFFMMGALFFLIPTALVSAELASGWPKQGGIYIWVKEAFGKKTGFLAIWLQWIENVIWYPTILSFVAGTIGYLINPHLANNPYFLWLVIIASFWGATFVNLRGMSSSAFFSNVCAISGLLLPMSLIIGLGAAWVAGGNPLQISFDGQSLAPHWQDKSMWVSLTAIMMSFCGIEIATVHANDVSNPQRVFPRALMYSVIIILSTLIFGSLAIAVVLPQQDINLVAGIMQAFDAFFARYHLTALMPVIALMLVLGGLGGVSNWIIAPTKGLLVAAEDGNLPAGFRRANEQGAPVVMLIVQAVIVTILSAMFLFMPSVNGSYWLLTALAAQLYMMMYLLMFAAAIKLRLSAPEHPRGFRIPGGLPGLLLVAGIGIIGAVATLIVSFIPPQGINIGSISRYELTLIVGLILMCSPPFISSWLQMRKQNYNEVLVP; this is translated from the coding sequence ATGAGCAACAGAAAGCATAGTTTAACCATTTTTAGCCTGATCATGATAACGGTAGGGTCAGTGGACAGCATCCGTAATTTACCAGCAACGGCTTTATTCGGCAGCCAATTGATTTCTTTTTTTATGATGGGCGCGTTATTTTTTCTTATTCCTACCGCACTGGTTTCGGCTGAACTGGCGTCAGGATGGCCAAAACAGGGTGGTATCTATATCTGGGTTAAGGAAGCTTTCGGTAAAAAAACAGGTTTTCTGGCGATTTGGCTTCAGTGGATTGAAAATGTGATTTGGTATCCAACCATTTTATCCTTTGTAGCAGGAACCATAGGTTATTTGATCAATCCTCATTTGGCAAATAACCCTTATTTTCTTTGGCTTGTGATCATTGCGTCCTTTTGGGGAGCGACCTTTGTTAATCTCCGTGGAATGAGTTCATCCGCTTTCTTCAGCAATGTTTGTGCTATTTCAGGTTTATTATTGCCCATGTCTTTAATTATTGGCCTGGGGGCGGCGTGGGTTGCGGGCGGTAATCCCCTGCAAATCAGCTTTGACGGGCAAAGTCTTGCCCCCCACTGGCAGGATAAATCCATGTGGGTATCTCTAACGGCCATTATGATGTCTTTCTGTGGTATTGAAATTGCAACCGTTCATGCAAACGATGTTAGCAATCCGCAGCGTGTTTTTCCTCGGGCACTAATGTACTCAGTCATCATTATTTTAAGTACATTAATATTTGGTTCATTAGCCATTGCTGTGGTTTTGCCTCAACAGGATATCAATCTGGTGGCGGGAATTATGCAAGCTTTTGATGCTTTTTTTGCTCGTTATCATTTAACGGCTTTAATGCCTGTTATTGCTTTAATGCTGGTTTTAGGAGGCTTGGGAGGTGTCAGCAACTGGATCATTGCCCCGACGAAAGGATTGCTGGTTGCTGCTGAGGACGGCAATTTACCAGCGGGTTTTCGTCGAGCCAATGAACAGGGAGCTCCTGTTGTCATGTTAATTGTGCAGGCTGTTATTGTGACCATTTTATCAGCCATGTTTTTATTTATGCCGAGCGTCAATGGCTCCTATTGGCTATTGACGGCCTTGGCTGCACAATTATATATGATGATGTATTTGCTGATGTTTGCAGCCGCCATCAAATTAAGGCTGTCTGCCCCAGAACATCCGCGCGGCTTTCGAATTCCAGGAGGGTTACCCGGTTTATTGTTGGTGGCTGGTATTGGAATAATTGGTGCAGTAGCCACGCTCATCGTTAGTTTCATTCCTCCGCAAGGCATTAATATTGGTAGCATAAGCCGTTATGAATTAACTTTAATTGTCGGTTTGATTTTAATGTGCTCACCTCCTTTTATCAGCAGCTGGTTGCAAATGCGCAAACAAAATTACAATGAAGTTTTAGTTCCCTGA
- the rpsP gene encoding 30S ribosomal protein S16 codes for MVVIRLSRAGAKKRPFYHIVVTDSRKRRDGNYIERVGYFNPVARGQEVRLHLDREKVNKWCETGAQLSERVKGLIKEYATSAAEKSE; via the coding sequence ATGGTCGTTATACGTTTATCAAGAGCCGGCGCCAAAAAGCGTCCTTTTTACCATATTGTTGTCACCGATAGCCGCAAACGTCGTGATGGGAACTACATTGAGCGAGTAGGGTATTTCAACCCTGTCGCCCGGGGCCAGGAAGTTCGTTTGCATCTGGACAGGGAAAAAGTGAACAAATGGTGCGAAACAGGTGCGCAGTTATCTGAGCGTGTTAAAGGATTAATTAAAGAATACGCAACATCAGCTGCTGAGAAAAGTGAATAA
- the rplS gene encoding 50S ribosomal protein L19: protein MTNIIDQINAEQMQGKTIPEFNAGDTVQVQVKVTEGSRERLQAFEGIVIAKRNRGLNSAFTVRKISHGIGVERVFQTYSPIVDSIKVLRRGDVRRAKLYYLRNLTGRAARIKEKLNTKKDS from the coding sequence ATGACAAATATTATTGATCAAATCAATGCTGAGCAAATGCAAGGCAAAACAATTCCAGAATTCAATGCCGGAGATACCGTTCAGGTTCAGGTTAAAGTAACTGAAGGCTCTCGTGAACGGCTGCAGGCTTTCGAAGGCATTGTTATTGCTAAACGAAATCGTGGTTTAAACTCCGCTTTTACTGTGCGTAAAATATCTCACGGCATCGGTGTTGAGCGTGTCTTTCAAACCTACAGTCCTATTGTTGACAGCATTAAAGTATTACGTCGAGGGGATGTGCGTCGTGCTAAACTTTATTATCTACGCAACCTGACTGGCCGTGCTGCCCGTATTAAAGAAAAATTGAATACCAAAAAAGACAGTTAA
- the ffh gene encoding signal recognition particle protein, whose product MFENLTERLNRTFKHLSGKGRLTEENIQQALREVRMSLLEADVALPVIKTFIEQVKQKALGQEVSTHLQPDQAFIKIVNDELVHVMGDERAELNFKTQPPAVFLMAGLQGSGKTTSTAKLARYLKEQEKKKVMVVSTDVYRPAAIHQLNVLADELDVAFFPSQTQEKPTDIAQKALDAAKKQYMDVLIIDTAGRLHIDEAMMDEIQSLHKTVNPIETLFVVDSMTGQDAANTAKAFHEALPLTGVILTKTDGDARGGAALSVRQITGRPIKFLGSGEKTDALEPFHPERIASRILGMGDMLTLIEEVERKADKKASEKLAKKLKKGKGFDLEDFKQQLLQMNNLGGISGMMNKLPGMSQLPQQAMQQINDKAMAQTIAIINSMTPKERRIPKIIVGSRKKRIANGAGLQIQDVNRLLKQFEKMQKMMKKFTKPGSMQKLMRGMGGMAGMKDLFPSDRK is encoded by the coding sequence ATGTTTGAAAATTTAACTGAACGCTTAAACCGCACATTTAAACATCTTAGCGGTAAAGGACGACTTACTGAAGAGAATATACAACAGGCTTTACGCGAAGTTCGCATGTCGCTGCTTGAAGCGGATGTGGCATTGCCAGTGATCAAGACGTTCATTGAACAGGTTAAGCAAAAGGCACTGGGGCAGGAAGTCAGCACCCACTTGCAACCGGATCAAGCCTTTATAAAAATCGTAAACGATGAGCTGGTGCACGTTATGGGGGACGAACGTGCTGAATTAAATTTTAAAACCCAGCCCCCGGCTGTCTTTCTTATGGCTGGATTGCAGGGTTCAGGTAAAACCACCAGTACCGCAAAGTTGGCTCGTTATTTAAAGGAACAAGAAAAGAAAAAGGTCATGGTCGTCAGCACCGACGTTTACCGCCCGGCAGCCATACATCAGTTAAATGTTCTTGCTGATGAACTGGACGTTGCCTTTTTTCCCTCCCAGACGCAGGAAAAGCCGACTGACATCGCACAGAAAGCCCTGGATGCAGCCAAAAAACAATATATGGATGTGCTTATCATTGATACAGCCGGTCGGCTTCATATTGATGAAGCCATGATGGATGAAATTCAGTCTTTGCACAAGACGGTCAATCCCATCGAAACACTGTTTGTCGTGGACAGCATGACAGGACAGGATGCAGCCAATACAGCAAAAGCCTTTCATGAGGCGCTGCCACTGACAGGTGTTATCCTGACCAAAACAGATGGTGATGCCCGAGGCGGTGCAGCACTATCGGTTCGTCAGATCACAGGCAGGCCCATCAAATTTCTCGGTAGCGGTGAAAAAACCGATGCGCTTGAGCCTTTTCATCCGGAACGAATCGCCTCGCGTATTCTCGGCATGGGCGACATGCTGACCCTCATTGAGGAAGTGGAACGAAAAGCGGATAAAAAAGCCAGTGAAAAACTGGCCAAAAAGCTGAAAAAAGGAAAAGGATTTGATCTGGAAGACTTTAAGCAACAATTACTGCAAATGAATAATTTGGGGGGTATTTCCGGAATGATGAACAAGCTCCCGGGCATGAGCCAATTGCCGCAGCAGGCTATGCAGCAGATCAATGACAAAGCCATGGCACAGACCATTGCCATTATCAACTCCATGACCCCCAAAGAGCGACGCATTCCCAAAATTATTGTCGGTTCACGCAAAAAGCGGATTGCAAATGGCGCTGGATTGCAAATTCAGGACGTGAATCGCCTTTTAAAACAATTTGAAAAGATGCAAAAAATGATGAAGAAATTTACCAAACCCGGAAGCATGCAAAAGCTCATGCGGGGAATGGGAGGTATGGCTGGAATGAAAGATTTATTTCCAAGTGACCGCAAATAA